The genome window TCTGTACTGTCTGGATTGTGACGAGAAATTTTGTGAAGTGTGCGGCACTTGTCACAAGAAATCCAAGTTGAGTAAGAATCACAAATTGTCGACGGTTGCAGAAGCGCCTTCTTGCAATGTCGTCAAATTGCTGAAAAAACTCACCACGTGCCCCAACCATCAGTCCGAAGAAGTAGTTTACATCTGCATTAATGAAGACCAACTCTGCTGTAACCAGTGTGCTAATACGAGCCACAGAAAGTGTCGGCAGTTGGAAACAATCGAGCAATACATGACAACAGAGATACACAAAGAAACTATTACACATCAAATGCCGAATGTACCCAAAGCAGCAAGTGCGCTTCAGGTGGGACGTAGAAAAAAGCACCAACTTCAACAAAGTCTTGTGACGACAAATTTTGCGAAGAAGATATTACCAGACGGAACTGTCCTTGAAAAATTGACTGAAATGGAACAGCAATTAGCAGAGATTTTGACACAAGACGCAAATGAACGCTCCATGGTAGCCGACAGCGCTTCAAGCGTTACTGCTTACCTCCAGGCTGTTCAGGCCAAGCTGGAATCAGCGTTCAACTCCCTCAAGACTGCAGTAATGTCTCAATGTGAAATGCAAACTCATATACTTTTGCAAAACATCGACATGCGACAAACGACAACTACTAATCTACGAGACCAAATAAGCATTGATCGAGGAAACATTGATTCAATAAAACGACATGGAAATGATAAGCATGATTTTCTTCTGCGTCGTCAAATAACTAAGGAAATACAGGATATTGAAAGCCGTATTCGAGAATTAAACCAACGCCAGGCAGCGTCAAAAATTGAAGTTGAGGAGCAAATTTCTGTGGACAATATCGTCCGAACTATCACAGGCGCTCTTCGAGTACAACCAAGCGGCAACGGCGAATATTTTGACAGTAGTGAAGAATACTACGAAGACGAAAGCAGATATTTTAGCAGTAGTCAAGAAGAATACGATCAAGAAAGCGCATATGACAGTAGTGAAAGTGAATACTACAAATCACAAAAGGAAGAATATGAAGATGATTCATAAACATTAACATACATTGTAGGAAAGACGCAAAAACTGGAGAGGGATAGGATATGATGAAGATAAAGATATCTGATGATTTTTAGTAAACCATGGTGACGTACGTTAATAGTTCCCAAGAGGAAAAGCAGCTGAATAATTTGAACTTATTACATTTAGACAATGACTGCACAGTCTAGCAGTCCCGTAGCAAATATATGGGGAAACAAGACAGTTTCCCCGACAATGAAGTCGAAATTTTCGAATTAATTCTTTGGCTAGAGTTGAAACGAAACactttgtttatgaaaatacataACTTCATGCctttgtattgtgctgtgttgtgctgttttgtactgtttgggcaatcggtctgttgccttaaataaaagaccaactaattgtttataataagaattcaatactgcttcagcagctggagttacacttctttatattacatatttaaatgcACCATTAGTTCAACTGTGTGttaataaaaactttttttcttaaaatacaaGTAGGCATTTATATGTTCGGTGACTTATTAAAGGCGGTGTGAAGTAATGCTCGCCATTAAAGCGGTTAACCCAAAATGCTTTGTAATGACTGTTTCGCACGAGTAAATCG of Dreissena polymorpha isolate Duluth1 chromosome 15, UMN_Dpol_1.0, whole genome shotgun sequence contains these proteins:
- the LOC127860615 gene encoding uncharacterized protein LOC127860615 isoform X2, with the protein product MASNGSDEVKLASLELCDPCFSNCKEILAVLYCLDCDEKFCEVCGTCHKKSKLSKNHKLSTVAEAPSCNVVKLLKKLTTCPNHQSEEVVYICINEDQLCCNQCANTSHRKCRQLETIEQYMTTEIHKETITHQMPNVPKAASALQVGRRKKHQLQQSLVTTNFAKKILPDGTVLEKLTEMEQQLAEILTQDANERSMVADSASSVTAYLQAVQAKLESAFNSLKTAVMSQCEMQTRILLQNIDMRQTTTTNLQDQISTDRDNIDSIKQHGNDKHDFLLRRQITKEIQDIESRIRELNQRKAASKIEVVEQTPVDNIVRTITGALRVQPSGGGAYFNSRGEYYEQEMMKIKISNDFQ